A segment of the Candidatus Aminicenantes bacterium genome:
CGTCGTCGACCGGCTGCCGGCTGCCGAGCTGACCCGCCTGCTGGCGGCGCTGGAAGAGATCGATCTGTTGATTAAAACTTCGGACACAGAGGCCCAGCCTCTCTTGGAAGCGTTTCTCTACGATTTCGGCCGGACGATCGCCCGGCCGTCCGTCACTTCGCGGGGTCGGGCTTGACGGCGTCGACCTGACGGCTGAGGCGGGATTTATAGCGGGCGCCGGTGTTGGCGTGGATGGTGCCCTTCTTGACCGAGCGGTCGATTACCGAATAAGCGCGCGGCAGAGCCTTCTTGGCGGTCTCTTTATCCTGATCCTCGACAAGCGAGCGGACTTTCTTGACCTCGGTCCTGAGCGTGGACGTGTTCGTCTTGTTGATTTTGGTGCGGCGGACGCTGTGGCGCTGGGCGCGGACCGCGGAAACATGCTTGGCCATTGGTATCTCCTTGGAAGCCGCAATATGATAGAATAAGGGCGTCGGAAAGTCAACGCGGTCCTTTATTATCAATAAGATGAAAATCGTCCTCCAGCGCGTATCCCGGGCCCATGTCGCCGTGGACGGGGTCGAGGTCGGCCGCGTCGGGCGCGGCCTATGCCTGCTGGTGGGGATTGA
Coding sequences within it:
- the rpsT gene encoding 30S ribosomal protein S20 translates to MAKHVSAVRAQRHSVRRTKINKTNTSTLRTEVKKVRSLVEDQDKETAKKALPRAYSVIDRSVKKGTIHANTGARYKSRLSRQVDAVKPDPAK